The following proteins come from a genomic window of Sebastes fasciatus isolate fSebFas1 chromosome 6, fSebFas1.pri, whole genome shotgun sequence:
- the LOC141768904 gene encoding sesquipedalian-1-like yields the protein MKLNERSVAHYATCDSPPDKTGFLFKKGERNTAYHRRWFVLKGNMLFYFEERDSREPIGVIVLEGCTVELCESAEEFAFAVKFDCAKARVYKMAAESQAAMESWVKALSRASFDYMRLVVKELERQLEEIQEAAGGGFVGAGVGGLQGRPKSSRRNQVARPRSGASSTSSSSSSLSSSSSSALPMAALFAAQKSVQDDMQLMSDCSRENGVAWSKPPVALANGFVEGASCVAWEACADSGNNTGYGADGVRAPPVPPRRRGASLESPVCPGTGCFSKLHDWYGKEVEELRVQWLQSQ from the coding sequence ATGAAGCTGAACGAACGCAGCGTGGCGCACTACGCCACCTGTGACTCGCCGCCAGACAAGACGGGCTTCCTGTTTAAAAAAGGTGAGCGCAACACAGCGTATCACCGCCGCTGGTTCGTGCTGAAGGGCAACATGCTCTTCTACTTTGAGGAGCGCGACAGCCGAGAGCCCATCGGCGTCATCGTCCTCGAAGGATGCACCGTGGAGCTGTGCGAGTCGGCCGAGGAGTTCGCCTTCGCCGTCAAGTTCGACTGTGCCAAAGCGCGGGTGTACAAGATGGCTGCTGAGAGCCAAGCAGCCATGGAGTCGTGGGTGAAAGCGTTGTCGAGGGCCAGCTTTGACTACATGAGGCTGGTGgtgaaggagctggagaggCAGTTGGAGGAGATCCAGGAGGCTGCGGGAGGCGGCTTTGTCGGGGCTGGAGTCGGAGGCCTGCAGGGCAGACCTAAGTCCTCCAGGCGTAACCAGGTGGCACGGCCCAGGTCTGGAGCATCCTCTACTTcgtcatcttcatcctccttgtcatcatcatcatcaagtgCCCTTCCCATGGCAGCCCTCTTCGCTGCCCAAAAGAGCGTCCAGGATGATATGCAGCTCATGTCTGATTGTTCCAGGGAGAACGGCGTTGCGTGGAGCAAACCACCGGTTGCCTTGGCTAACGGCTTTGTTGAGGGAGCGTCCTGTGTGGCCTGGGAAGCCTGCGCAGACTCTGGGAATAACACTGGTTATGGGGCTGATGGGGTGAGGGCTCCACCGGTGCCACCAAGGAGAAGAGGAGCATCTCTGGAAAGCCCAGTCTGCCCGGGCACCGGctgcttctccaaactccaCGACTGGTACGGCAAAGAGGTGGAGGAACTGAGAGTGCAGTGGCTGCAGAGCCAGTGA